The Vannielia litorea genomic interval CCACGCCCTCACGCGCGTTTGAGATCCGCGATCAGCGCGTCGATCTTGCCACCGCGCCGGTCGAGCATCGCCCCGATTTCGGTGCGCTCGGTCAGCAGCATGTTCACATCGGCGATGAAGAGGTTGAAGAACTTGTGGCTCCCGCTCTTGTCGCTGACGAAGAACGTCACATCGAACGGCGCACTGCCGCGCAGAACCGCCATGGTATCGACCTCGATCCAGTTCTTCACGCTGCGGGCGCCCTTCACCTCGATCCGGCCCCCGATGAACTCGCGGAACCGCCGCCCGTACTTGCGGGAGATGTAGCCAGAGAACGCCTGAGTGTAGGCCTGCATCTGCGCCTTCGAGGCACTGCGGGCCGCGGAGCCGAGCGAGTAGAAGGAGATGTAGTTGAGATCCGAGTAGCGCACAAAGATGCGCTGGAAATCGCCATACATCGCGCGTTCGGACTTGCCCGAAGCGATCACCTTGTTGATGTCGTTGACCGCTGCCGTCACAAGTTGCTGCGATGCGCCGGCCGAAAGCGCGAAGGCTTCGCGCGGTAGGGTCAGCGCGGACGCGGTCAGCGCTGCGGCTCCGGTCAGAAGGCTGCGCCGGGTCAGGATGCCGGTGTCATTGGCCGCCGTAAAAGTCTTCATAGGAATCGTAAACCTCGTCTGCCTCTGCTTCTGCCGACGCCGTATCGCCGGCCCGTCCCCTGCGGTTTTGCAGGTAGATGATCCGCGCCTGAGCGTAGCTGTCTGCACTGTCATATAGAACAGAATCGACGGTTTCCGAATACTTTGCCCGATCACCGGCGCGTGAGAGCACCTTCACGCCCGCGATTTTTCTCTGGTCTTCCGCCTTGATGACACCCTGCAGCGGGTTGAGCACGGTATCGAGGATCTTGCCGGCCACGTCGCGCTCGGTCGACGGGCCAAGGATGGGCAACTCGATGTAGGCCCCCTCCGGCACGCCATGCTTGGCGAGGGTCAGGCCAAAGTCGGTGGCATCATCATGGAGGCCGATTTTGGTGGCCGGGTCGAAGAGCCCGCCAACGCCGACGGTCGTGTTTACCACCACGCGCCAGAAGTTGCGCATGGCGCTTTCCATGTTGCCTTGCAGCAGGTGGTTCATCATGTAGCTGGGCTGGCTGAAGTTGGTCGAGAGGTTCGACAGGCCCTGCGTCACCGGCGCCGGAACAGCCTTGCCGATCCCGCCACCTTTGCCACCGCCAAAGGTACGATCCACCCCCTTGTTGAAGGCATGAACCTTGCGGTTCTGCTTCTCGTAGGGGTCAAAGATCGCCTCGCCTGATGTGTTGGGCGTGCAGCCCGCCAAAAGGGTGGCGAGGGTCAGCAGCAGGACGGTCCCGCTGCGGCGAAGGTTGGCTCGATGAAACAATGGAATTCTCTACCAGTTATTCGTATCTTGGCGCTTACAGTGGGCGGGCAAGATCATGCTCGCGTCTTCGGGGCAGAATAGCCGTCGCGGCTGTGGGTCACAACCGGCGGAAGGCGGCAGGCCTGAAGGCAATGCGCGGGCGGGAGAAGGAGAGCGACGGATATGCGCATGTCCGATACGGCAAAAGGGCTGGCCGAGCTGCGCGCCGCCCGCGCCAAGGCACGTGGCCTGTTTCACTCGGTCTTTCTGTTCTCGATCTTCGTCAACCTGCTGATGCTCACCGGCCCGCTCTTCATGTTGCAGGTTTACGACCGGGTTCTCGGCTCGAGGTCTGAAGAAACGCTGGCCGCCCTCTTCGTGCTGGTCGCCTTCCTGTTCCTGATGATGGGCCTGCTCGACTATGCCCGAGGCCGGGTGATGGCGCGTGTCGCAGCGCGGTTTCAACGCGACGTGGAGGGGCGCGTGTTTTCGGCCGTTCTGGCAGCCGAGAGCCGCTCACCCGGCAATGAACTGGCCGCGAGCGGGTTGCGGGACCTCGACAGCGTGCAGCGGTTCTTCGCCTCACCCACCCTGCTGGCGATCTTCGATGCGCCGTGGACACCGCTCTTCATTGCCGCGATCTTCCTGTTTCACCCCGCGCTGGGGCTGCTTGCGGTCGGCGGCGGCGCGGTGCTTGTGGCAGTAACCCTGCTGAACCAGACCCGCACCCGCCGCCCCGCACTTGAGGCAGCAGGCCAGCGCGAAGCGACCGAGCGGATGGCCGACCAGATGCGCACCGAGGCCGAGACCATCCAGTCTCTCGGCATGCGCGGCTCAACTTTTGCCCGCTGGCAGAACGCCCGGCAGGCCTCGTCCGACCGCGCGTTGGTGGCCTCCGACCGGGCGGGCGGATATGGCACCACGACCCGCACCCTGCGCCTTTTTCTGCAATCGGCCATGCTCGCACTCGGGGCATACCTCGTTCTGCAAGGCTCACTCACCGCAGGGCAGATGATTGCAGGTTCCATCCTGCTCGGCCGCGCTCTTGCCCCCATCGAGCAACTCATCGGCCAGTGGGAAACCGCAAGCCGCGCCTCCAAGGGGTGGAAATCGCTTGGCCAGCTTCTCACCGCCGTACAGGCTGAGAAACCCCGCACCGAACTGCCCACACCGCGCGCCTTGCTCGATGTGAGCCAGGCTACCGTCGTGCCACCCGGCGAGAGCCAGGCTTCGCTGCGGATGATCAGCTTCCGGCTCGAACCGGGGCAAGCCATGGGGGTGATCGGGCAGTCCGGCGCGGGCAAGAGCACTCTGGCCCGGGCGCTCACCGGTGTTTGGCCCACGGCGGGCGGGCGCATCCGGCTCGATGGCGCCTCGCTCGACCAGTACGACCCCGACACGCTTGGCCGTTACATCGGTTACCTGCCGCAGCGGGTCACCCTGTTCGAGGGCACCATTGCCGAGAACATTGCCCGGCTGTCGCCCCAGCCCAACGCCGAGGCCGTGGTCGCCGCCGCCAAGAAGGCCGCCGCACACGATATGATCGTTAAGCTGCCGAACGGCTATGACACGCCGGTCGCCGCAGCCGGTGGCCGGCTCTCCGGCGGGCAGGTCCAGCGCATCGGGCTGGCGCGCGCGCTCTACGGCGATCCGGTAATTCTGGTTCTGGATGAGCCCAACTCCAACCTCGACAATGATGGCTCGGAGGCGCTTAACAAGGCGATCCGCGCCATGAAGGCCGCCAAGAAATCGGTGCTGATCATGGCCCACCGCCCCGCCGCGATTCAGGAGTGCGATGTGCTCATGGTGCTGGATGGTGGCCTGCGAAAGGCCTTTGGGCCGCGTGATGAGGTGATGAAGCAGATGGTTAAGAACCACGCCGAAATTTCGCGCTCCACCGGCAAGGGAGGCGTGACATGAACCTCTCTGCTCGTCGCCCGCTGATTCTTGGTTTCATTGCCCTGCTCCTGCTGATCGGCGGCTTTGGCACATGGGCCACCTTCTCCAACATCTCCGGCGCCATCATTGCCAGCGGCCAGATCGAGGTGGAGCAGAACCGGCAGATCGTTCAGCACCCAGATGGCGGGGTGGTCGACAAGGTGCTGGTGGTCGAGGGCGATATCGTCGCCGCCGGCGAAGTGGTGATCCAACTCGATGCCTCGGAACTCACCTCCGAATTGGCCATCGTGGAGGGTCAGCTGTTTGAGATCATGGCCCGCGCCGCCCGGCTGGGTGCCGAGCGGGACGAGGCCGAGTCGCTGGAGTTCGCCAAGGAGCTCTCGGACCGGGCCACGGGATGGCCGGAGATTGCCGAGTTGGTCGAGGGCCAGTCGCGGCTCTTTGAGGCCCGTAAGGAGTCGCTCGCCAAGGAAGCCGAGCAACTGGCCCGCCGGAAGGGGCAGATCGACAATCAGGTGGAGGGAATCGACGCCCAGAGCGCCTCGCTCACCCGCCAGCTCGAACTGATCGAGAAAGAGCTCGAAACCCAGCGCGGCCTCTTCGACCGGGGTTTGGTGAGCTATGACAAGGTGCTGACGCTGGAGCGCGAACAGGCGCGGCTTTCAGGCGAGATCGGGCGGCTGAGCGCCTCTCGTGCAGAGGCCGAGGGCCGGATCACCGAATTGGATATCGAGATTCTCAAGCTCGCCGCCGACAGACGCGAGGAGGCGATTACCCAACTGCGGGATATTTCGGCGCAAGAGGCCGAGCTGATGGAACGGCGGCAGGCGCTGAACGTGCGCCTCTCACGGCTCGATATCCGGGCACCCGTGGCCGGCGTCGTCTACGGGCTGACGGTCAACACCCCCCGCTCGGTGATCCGGCCCGCCGACCCGGTGCTCTACCTCATCCCGCAAGACAGGCCGCTGGTCATCGCCGCGCGGGTCCAGCCGATCCACATTGATCAGGTCTACGTCGGGCAAGATGCGGTTCTGCGCTTTCCCGCCTTCGACAGCCGCACCACCCCCGAACTCTCGGGCAAGGTGATGCAGGTCTCCGCCGATGCCTTCACCGATGAGCGCAGCCAGTCCACGTTCTACCGCGCCGAGATTCGGCTGAACGAGGGCGAGATGAGCAAGCTGGCGGGCAAGGCGATCTTGCCCGGCATGCCGGTCGAAAGCTTCATTCGGACGGAAGATCGCAGCCCGCTGGCCTATCTGGTCAAGCCGTTGACAGATTACTTCAACAAGGCGTTCCGCGAGAGTTGAGGCTCTGGATGGCGCCTTACGGCAGAACCACCGAGCGGCGCACATTGCCATGCCACTCCGGCGTCGGCTGGGCAGCAGCAGCGGCTTGCGATGCCTGAAGCCGCGCCGCGTAGTCGGGCGCATTGGCGATGAAAAGACCAAGCATCACGCCAATGGCGAGGGCGACAATCAGGCTGGGAAGA includes:
- a CDS encoding phospholipid-binding protein MlaC, yielding MKTFTAANDTGILTRRSLLTGAAALTASALTLPREAFALSAGASQQLVTAAVNDINKVIASGKSERAMYGDFQRIFVRYSDLNYISFYSLGSAARSASKAQMQAYTQAFSGYISRKYGRRFREFIGGRIEVKGARSVKNWIEVDTMAVLRGSAPFDVTFFVSDKSGSHKFFNLFIADVNMLLTERTEIGAMLDRRGGKIDALIADLKRA
- a CDS encoding VacJ family lipoprotein codes for the protein MFHRANLRRSGTVLLLTLATLLAGCTPNTSGEAIFDPYEKQNRKVHAFNKGVDRTFGGGKGGGIGKAVPAPVTQGLSNLSTNFSQPSYMMNHLLQGNMESAMRNFWRVVVNTTVGVGGLFDPATKIGLHDDATDFGLTLAKHGVPEGAYIELPILGPSTERDVAGKILDTVLNPLQGVIKAEDQRKIAGVKVLSRAGDRAKYSETVDSVLYDSADSYAQARIIYLQNRRGRAGDTASAEAEADEVYDSYEDFYGGQ
- a CDS encoding type I secretion system permease/ATPase, which produces MRMSDTAKGLAELRAARAKARGLFHSVFLFSIFVNLLMLTGPLFMLQVYDRVLGSRSEETLAALFVLVAFLFLMMGLLDYARGRVMARVAARFQRDVEGRVFSAVLAAESRSPGNELAASGLRDLDSVQRFFASPTLLAIFDAPWTPLFIAAIFLFHPALGLLAVGGGAVLVAVTLLNQTRTRRPALEAAGQREATERMADQMRTEAETIQSLGMRGSTFARWQNARQASSDRALVASDRAGGYGTTTRTLRLFLQSAMLALGAYLVLQGSLTAGQMIAGSILLGRALAPIEQLIGQWETASRASKGWKSLGQLLTAVQAEKPRTELPTPRALLDVSQATVVPPGESQASLRMISFRLEPGQAMGVIGQSGAGKSTLARALTGVWPTAGGRIRLDGASLDQYDPDTLGRYIGYLPQRVTLFEGTIAENIARLSPQPNAEAVVAAAKKAAAHDMIVKLPNGYDTPVAAAGGRLSGGQVQRIGLARALYGDPVILVLDEPNSNLDNDGSEALNKAIRAMKAAKKSVLIMAHRPAAIQECDVLMVLDGGLRKAFGPRDEVMKQMVKNHAEISRSTGKGGVT
- a CDS encoding HlyD family type I secretion periplasmic adaptor subunit is translated as MNLSARRPLILGFIALLLLIGGFGTWATFSNISGAIIASGQIEVEQNRQIVQHPDGGVVDKVLVVEGDIVAAGEVVIQLDASELTSELAIVEGQLFEIMARAARLGAERDEAESLEFAKELSDRATGWPEIAELVEGQSRLFEARKESLAKEAEQLARRKGQIDNQVEGIDAQSASLTRQLELIEKELETQRGLFDRGLVSYDKVLTLEREQARLSGEIGRLSASRAEAEGRITELDIEILKLAADRREEAITQLRDISAQEAELMERRQALNVRLSRLDIRAPVAGVVYGLTVNTPRSVIRPADPVLYLIPQDRPLVIAARVQPIHIDQVYVGQDAVLRFPAFDSRTTPELSGKVMQVSADAFTDERSQSTFYRAEIRLNEGEMSKLAGKAILPGMPVESFIRTEDRSPLAYLVKPLTDYFNKAFRES